From a single Botrytis cinerea B05.10 chromosome 16, complete sequence genomic region:
- the Bccrn1 gene encoding Bccrn1: protein MAGRFVRASKYRHVFGKSSKKEACYDNLHISRNAWDTNLIKANPEYLSVNWEASGGGAFAVIPLNEKGRLPEQIPLFRGHTGPVLDTDWNPFNDRIIASGSDDGKVFIWEVPQGFSLYQDSEEPVDVAPVSKLAGHSRKVGQVLFNPAANNILASASGDYTVKLWDIGTGKAPLTLKHGDIVQSLSWSANGALLATTSRDKKLRIWDTRQERPAHEGPGHTGAKNSRVVWMGEHNRVATTGFSKMSDRQLALWDVGNAKQPIGGFTVLDSISGVCMPFWDDGTQCLYLAGKGDGNIRYYEYENDKFEFLSEYKSSDQQRGIAFLPRRGINVHENEVMKGFKTVNDQYVEPISFTVPRRAEVFQSDIYPPAIGLKPAVTAEEWLAGKDGIPAKIDLESIYEGNAPVEVPSDYKPAVAAPAPTPAPAKPAPPKAEPEPTPVAQRAPPPTMSEQKGSISAMASKFQDDDEEEADDNSSFEEIQKPIQKSVPVAAKPEPIKPAPTKVTPPKPSPVSQATPTSFEPAAKATPATIATSSGPISAVGASQPSPTSAGVEDSLAEIKQLLANQTKTITEQTEKIGLLTQEVDTLKMRVGPGDQSERIRQLELELEAAKS from the exons ATGGCTGGCCGTTTTGTGCGCGCGTCGAAATATC GACATGTCTTTGGCAAATCATCCAAGAAGGAGGCATGCTACGATAACTTGCATATCAGTCGCAATGCGTGGGATACCAATTTAATCAAG GCCAATCCTGAATATCTTTCGGTCAATTGGGAAGCTAGTGGTGGAGGCGCATTCGCCGTCATTCCTTTGAATGAAAAGGGTCGTCTGCCAGAACAAATTCCATTGTTTCGAGGCCACACGGGACCGGTTCTCGATACGGATTG GAACCCTTTCAACGATCGCATTATCGCTTCCGGATCTGACGACGGAAAGGTATTTATATGGGAGGTTCCTCAAGGGTTCTCCCTCTATCAGGACTCTGAAGAACCCGTCGATGTTGCGCCCGTCAGCAAATTGGCAGGGCATTCTAG GAAAGTCGGACAAGTTCTATTCAACCCCGCGGCAAACAACATCCTCGCATCCGCATCTGGAGATTACACAGTTAAGCTATGGGATATCGGCACCGGGAAGGCACCTTTGACATTGAAGCACGGAGATATTGTACAAAGTTTATCATGGAGCGCAAATGGAGCTCTTTTGGCCACCACTTCTCGAGACAAGAAATTGCGCATTTGGGATACTAGACAAGAAAGACCCGCACACGAAGGACCTGGACATACTGGCGCAAAGAATAGCAGAGTCGTATGGATGGGAGAACACAATCGCGTGGCTACTACTGGATTCTCTAAGATGAGCGATCGTCAATTGGCTTTGTGGGATGTTGGCAACGCCAAGCAACCAATTGGAGGGTTCACTGTTTTGGACTCGATCTCTGGTGTTTGCATGCCATTCTGGG ATGATGGCACTCAATGTTTGTACTTGGCAGGCAAAGG TGACGGTAACATTCGATACTATGAATATGAGAACGACAAGTTCGAATTCTTGTCCGAATATAAGTCTAGTGATCAACAACGTGGTATTGCATTCCTTCCAAGACGTGGTATTAAT GTACACGAGAACGAGGTCATGAAGGGATTCAAGACCGTCAATGACCAATATGTTGAGCCCATCTCCTTTACAGTTCCTCGACGTGCCGAAGTCTTCCAATCTGATATCTACCCACCTGCGATTGGTTTGAAACCTGCAGTTACCGCCGAGGAATGGCTTGCTGGAAAAGATGGCATTCCTGCCAAGATTGATTTGGAAAGTATATACGAAGGAAACGCCCCAGTTGAGGTACCATCCGATTATAAACCAGCTGTTGCTGCACCAGCGCCAACCCCAGCCCCAGCGAAGCCCGCACCTCCAAAGGCAGAGCCTGAACCAACTCCAGTCGCACAAAGAGCACCTCCACCAACCATGTCTGAACAAAAGGGTTCCATTTCCGCCATGGCCTCCAAATTccaggatgatgatgaggaagaagccGATGATAACTCCAGCTTCGAGGAGATTCAAAAGCCAATTCAAAAGTCCGTTCCCGTCGCAGCCAAGCCAGAACCCATCAAGCCTGCTCCAACTAAGGTCACACCGCCAAAGCCATCTCCTGTATCTCAAGCAACACCAACATCATTCGAGCCTGCAGCAAAGGCTACCCCAGCCACTATCGCTACCTCTTCCGGGCCCATTTCCGCGGTTGGAGCTTCTCAACCATCCCCAACCTCGGCCGGTGTTGAAGATTCCCTAGCAGAAATTAAGCAACTTTTGGCAAACCAAACTAAAACTATCACGGAACAAACGGAGAAAATTGGTCTGTTGACTCAAGAGGTTGATACATTGAAGATGAGAGTTGGTCCTGGTGATCAAAGTGAAAGAATTAGACAATtagagttggagttggaagcTGCTAAGTCTTAA